Genomic window (Kosakonia sp. BYX6):
CGAACCACTGCGCTCTATTTCGAACCGGCATTCTTCGCTCTGGCGTTAATCTCAATTTGGCTCAGCATCAAACAGTTTGGTATCAAAACTCCGAAAACCGATGCTATGATTTTGGCAGGGATAGTGCTTTCGGGATCGTTTTCTGGGGTAATGACATTTATCCTGTTTTACTTGCTGGAATGGGCTTTCCAGTATCTGAACAAAGACGCGATCCGCAAAAAGTTACCGTTGGCAATTATTTCACTGGCGGTGTTTATTGTCGGCATAGTATTTGCTTTTCCATACATCGCTACACGCCTCGGCGATTTAGGAACGGAAGGCTCTTCCTCTTATTACCGTATTATCGGTCCGCTTGTGATGGTGGGATATTCACTGACCAATATTGATGGTGTAGTAAGATTCGGCTCACTTTATGAATATGTCGCATCATTCGGAATCTTTAACGGTGCAGACGTCGGAAAAACAATAGACAATGGGTTGTATCTGCTGATCATTTATTTTTCATGGTTTGCGATATTACTGAGCGGATGGTACTTGTTTAAAGTGGCTAAAATGACGATGAATGCCTTTGGCAATAATCAGAATTTTCGCGTTCAACTTTACTTGTTTACTCCGATATCGTTGTTTTTTACGGGGTCTATCTTTAGCCCGGAATATGCGTTTTTAATTGTATGTCCGTTTATTCTGCGTAAAGCGTTGAATATCGTGAATTCATGAAAGAGGTGGGTCACATGCTGCTAAGTGTTATTACTGTCGCGTTTCGCAATTATGAAGGTGTGATGAAGACCTGGCAGTCGCTGGCTCACCTGGCGAAAGCGCAGAATATCGAATTCGAATGGATTGTCGTAGACGGCGGCTCGCAAGATGGCACTGAGGAATTTCTGAAAAGCCTCAACGGGCAATATAATTTACGTTACATCAGCGAACGCGATAAAGGCATATACGACGCCATGAATAAAGGTATCGATATGGCCGCGGGACGCTTTGCGTTGTTTCTGAATTCTGGCGATATATTCCATGAAGAAATTGTGGATGTTGTTCGCCAGTTGGACGAAGAATCAGAAAACGCGATGTATATTGGCGACGCGATGCTGGATTTCGGCGACGGCACCAAATTACGTCGTGGCGCTAAACATGGCTGGTATATTTATCACAGCTTACCGGCCAGCCATCAGGCAATATTTTTCCCAGTTAATGGTTTGAAAACTTACCCCTACGATCTGCAATTTAAAGTCTCTTCCGATTACGCGTTAGCAGCCAGAATGTTTAAAGCGGGCTTTCCCTTTAAGCGTTTGAAAGGGCTGGTATCTGAATTTTCCATGGGCGGCGTATCCACTTCCAATAACCTTGAATTATGTCAGGACGCCCGAAAGGTCCAACGCACAATATTGCACGTGCCGGGTTTTTGGGCGCAGTTGTCTTATATGTTGCGTTTAAGAACGACGGGTAAAGCAAAGGCCTTATATAACAAAGCATAACGCCCAGATATAAGGAAAGAATATGCAGGATTTACAAGGATTCTCCGTGCCGCAAGGCTTTCGGGGCGGCAACGCTATTAAGGTTCAACTATGGTGGGCGGTTCAGGCGACATTATTCGCATGGTCCCCGCAGGTGCTGTATCGCTGGCGCGCATTCTTATTGCGTTTATTTGGCGCAAAAATTGGTAAAGGCGTGGTTATTCGTCCATCGGTAAAAATTACCTACCCGTGGAAATTAACCTTAGGCGATTACAGCTGGGTAGGAGATGACGCAGTGTTATATACGCTGGGTGATATTTCTATCGGCGCGAACTCTGTGATTTCACAGAAATGTTATTTGTGCACCGGCAGTCACGATTATATGAGCGCGCATTTTGATATTAACGCGACGCCAATCGTGATTGGTGACAAGTGCTGGCTGGCGACGGATGTGTTTGTCGCCCCTGGCGTCACCATCGGCGACGGGACGGTAGTCGGTGCGCGCAGCAGTGTTTTTAAATCGCTTGCGGCAAACGTGATTTGCCGTGGCAATCCCGCAGTGGTAACGCGCGAACGCGTTGAAAAGGTAACTCCCTAACAGGGAACATTGAGGAAAATAAATTATGTCTAAAGTCGCTCTCATCACCGGCGTTACCGGGCAAGATGGCTCTTATCTGGCAGAACTGCTTCTGGAAAAGGGTTACGAAGTTCACGGCATTAAACGCCGCGCTTCCTCATTCAATACTGAGCGTGTTGATCATATTTACCAGGATCCGCACACCACCAATCCGAAGTTCCACCTGCATTACGGCGACCTGACCGATTCGTCAAACCTGACCCGTATCCTGCAGGAAGTTCAGCCGGATGAAGTCTACAACTTGGGTGCGATGAGCCATGTTGCGGTTTCTTTCGAATCCCCGGAATACACCGCTGACGTTGACGCCATGGGTACATTGCGTCTGCTGGAAGCGATTCGTTTCCTCGGCCTTGAGAAGAAAACCCGTTTCTACCAGGCCTCCACGTCTGAACTGTATGGTCTGGTGCAGGAAATCCCGCAGAAAGAGACCACGCCGTTCTACCCGCGCTCTCCGTATGCCGTCGCCAAACTGTACGCTTACTGGATCACCGTCAACTACCGTGAATCCTATGGCATGTACGCCTGTAACGGCATCCTGTTCAACCACGAATCTCCGCGTCGCGGCGAAACCTTCGTGACCCGCAAAATCACCCGCGCTATCGCCAACATCGCCCAGGGCCTGGAATCTTGCCTGTACCTCGGCAACATGGACTCCCTGCGTGACTGGGGCCATGCGAAAGATTACGTGAAAATGCAGTGGATGATGCTGCAACAGGACAAACCGGAAGATTTCGTTATCGCCACCGGCGTGCAGTACTCCGTGCGTCAATTCGTCGAATTCGCGGCGGCACAACTCGGTATCAAACTGCGCTTTGAAGGCACTGGCGTGGAAGAGAAAGGTATCGTCGTTTCTGTGACCGGTCACGACGCGCCGGGCGTGAAACCGGGTGATGTGATTATCGCCGTTGACCCGCGTTACTTCCGTCCTGCTGAAGTGGAAACCCTGCTGGGCGACCCGACCAAAGCACACGAGCGTCTGGGCTGGAAACCGGAAACCACGCTGCAAGAAATGGTCTCTGAAATGGTGGCAAAAGATCTGGAAGCAGCGAAAAAACACTCACTGCTTAAGGCCCACGGTTACGAGGTTGCCATCGCGCTGGAGTCCTGAGCATGACCACACAACGTGTTTTTGTGGCTGGCCATCGCGGGATGGTGGGGTCAGCTATCGTAAGGCAGCTCGAACAGCGTGCGGATATCGAACTGGTGTTGCGTTCCCGCGAGGAACTGAACCTGCTGGATTCCGCCTCTGTGGACGCGTTTTTCGCGGCGGAGCGTATCGATCAGGTTTACCTGGCGGCGGCGAAAGTGGGCGGTATTGTGGCAAACAATACCTACCCGGCGGACTTCATCTACGAAAATATGATGATTGAGAGCAACATCATTCACGCCGCGCATAAGCATGACGTGAACAAGCTGTTGTTCCTCGGTTCGTCCTGCATCTACCCGAAACTGGCGAATCAACCGATCGCGGAAAGTGAGCTGTTACAGGGGACGCTGGAACCGACTAACGAGCCTTACGCGATTGCGAAAATTGCCGGTATCAAGCTGTGCGAGTCTTACAACCGCCAGTACGACCGTGATTATCGTTCGGTGATGCCGACCAACCTGTACGGGCCGCACGATAACTTCCACCCGAGCAACTCGCACGTGATCCCTGCGCTGCTGCGACGCTTCCACGAAGCGACCCAGGAAAACACGCCGGATGTGGTGGTGTGGGGTAGCGGTACGCCGATGCGTGAATTCCTGCATGTGGATGATATGGCCGCGGCCAGCATTCATGTTCAGGAACTGGCGCGCGAAGTGTGGCAAGAAAACACCGAACCGATGCTGTCCCATATCAATGTCGGTACCGGCGTGGACTGCACCATTCGCGAGCTGGCGCAAACCGTGGCGAGCGTGGTGGGCTACAAAGGTCGCGTGGTGTTTGACGCCACTAAACCAGACGGCACGCCGCGCAAACTGCTGGATGTGACACGCCTGCATCAGCTTGGCTGGTATCACGAGATCTCACTGGAAGCGGGGCTTGCGAGCACCTATCAGTGGTTCCTTGAAAACCAGCACCGGTTCCGGGGGTAGGCATGTTTTTAAGTCATGAAGATTTTGCCACGGTGGTGCGTTCAACCCCGCTGATTTCCATCGATTTGATCGTGGAAAATTCGCGCGGCGAGTTTTTACTCGGCAAACGTACTAACCGTCCGGCCCAGGGATACTGGTTTGTGCCGGGCGGACGCGTGCAAAAGGATGAGCCGCTGGCCGCCGCTTTCGAGCGGCTGACCCAGGCTGAGCTGGGACTGCGCCTGCCGATGTCGGCAGGTGAGTTTTACGGCGTCTGGCAGCACTTCTATGACGATAACTTCTCCGGCCCGGATTTCACCACCCACTACATTGTGCTGGGTTTTCGCCTGCGCGTGGACGAGCAAGCGCTTGCCCTGCAGCCGGATCAGCACGATGACTATCGCTGGGTGTCGCCGGAGACGTTAGTTGCCGACCCGCTGGTGCATGACAACAGCCGTGCCTATTTCCTCGACGCGCAGGGAGTGCCGGGCTTATGAAAATCCTGGTTTATGGCATCAACTATTCGCCGGAACTGACTGGGATCGGTAAGTACACCGGCGAGATGGTGGAATGGATGGCCCGTCAGGGCCA
Coding sequences:
- a CDS encoding GDP-mannose mannosyl hydrolase, with the protein product MFLSHEDFATVVRSTPLISIDLIVENSRGEFLLGKRTNRPAQGYWFVPGGRVQKDEPLAAAFERLTQAELGLRLPMSAGEFYGVWQHFYDDNFSGPDFTTHYIVLGFRLRVDEQALALQPDQHDDYRWVSPETLVADPLVHDNSRAYFLDAQGVPGL
- the wcaE gene encoding colanic acid biosynthesis glycosyltransferase WcaE, whose protein sequence is MLLSVITVAFRNYEGVMKTWQSLAHLAKAQNIEFEWIVVDGGSQDGTEEFLKSLNGQYNLRYISERDKGIYDAMNKGIDMAAGRFALFLNSGDIFHEEIVDVVRQLDEESENAMYIGDAMLDFGDGTKLRRGAKHGWYIYHSLPASHQAIFFPVNGLKTYPYDLQFKVSSDYALAARMFKAGFPFKRLKGLVSEFSMGGVSTSNNLELCQDARKVQRTILHVPGFWAQLSYMLRLRTTGKAKALYNKA
- the wcaF gene encoding colanic acid biosynthesis acetyltransferase WcaF gives rise to the protein MQDLQGFSVPQGFRGGNAIKVQLWWAVQATLFAWSPQVLYRWRAFLLRLFGAKIGKGVVIRPSVKITYPWKLTLGDYSWVGDDAVLYTLGDISIGANSVISQKCYLCTGSHDYMSAHFDINATPIVIGDKCWLATDVFVAPGVTIGDGTVVGARSSVFKSLAANVICRGNPAVVTRERVEKVTP
- the gmd gene encoding GDP-mannose 4,6-dehydratase, giving the protein MSKVALITGVTGQDGSYLAELLLEKGYEVHGIKRRASSFNTERVDHIYQDPHTTNPKFHLHYGDLTDSSNLTRILQEVQPDEVYNLGAMSHVAVSFESPEYTADVDAMGTLRLLEAIRFLGLEKKTRFYQASTSELYGLVQEIPQKETTPFYPRSPYAVAKLYAYWITVNYRESYGMYACNGILFNHESPRRGETFVTRKITRAIANIAQGLESCLYLGNMDSLRDWGHAKDYVKMQWMMLQQDKPEDFVIATGVQYSVRQFVEFAAAQLGIKLRFEGTGVEEKGIVVSVTGHDAPGVKPGDVIIAVDPRYFRPAEVETLLGDPTKAHERLGWKPETTLQEMVSEMVAKDLEAAKKHSLLKAHGYEVAIALES
- the wcaD gene encoding colanic acid polymerase WcaD, with the translated sequence MSRSIRICSYLLLPLIYLLVNVKILQLGESFPITIVTFLPVLLLLYVERISLKKLMIALGMGAGLTLFNFLFGKSLDASKYVTSTMLFVYIVIIIGMVWSIRFKTISPHNYRKILRFFYAVVAMIVALAAMEMAQIILTGGSSLMEAISKYLIYSNSYVLNFIKFGGKRTTALYFEPAFFALALISIWLSIKQFGIKTPKTDAMILAGIVLSGSFSGVMTFILFYLLEWAFQYLNKDAIRKKLPLAIISLAVFIVGIVFAFPYIATRLGDLGTEGSSSYYRIIGPLVMVGYSLTNIDGVVRFGSLYEYVASFGIFNGADVGKTIDNGLYLLIIYFSWFAILLSGWYLFKVAKMTMNAFGNNQNFRVQLYLFTPISLFFTGSIFSPEYAFLIVCPFILRKALNIVNS
- the fcl gene encoding GDP-L-fucose synthase, whose translation is MTTQRVFVAGHRGMVGSAIVRQLEQRADIELVLRSREELNLLDSASVDAFFAAERIDQVYLAAAKVGGIVANNTYPADFIYENMMIESNIIHAAHKHDVNKLLFLGSSCIYPKLANQPIAESELLQGTLEPTNEPYAIAKIAGIKLCESYNRQYDRDYRSVMPTNLYGPHDNFHPSNSHVIPALLRRFHEATQENTPDVVVWGSGTPMREFLHVDDMAAASIHVQELAREVWQENTEPMLSHINVGTGVDCTIRELAQTVASVVGYKGRVVFDATKPDGTPRKLLDVTRLHQLGWYHEISLEAGLASTYQWFLENQHRFRG